One Molothrus aeneus isolate 106 chromosome 6, BPBGC_Maene_1.0, whole genome shotgun sequence genomic window carries:
- the DEGS2 gene encoding sphingolipid delta(4)-desaturase/C4-monooxygenase DES2, producing MGNRVTRGDFEWVYTEQPHTQRRKEILAKYPEIKTLMGPDPHLKWIVSGMVFTQLLACYLVKDLSWKWIFFWAYAFGGCINHSLTLAIHDISHNVAFGNKQARWNRWFAIFANLPVGVPYSASFKKYHIDHHRYLGGDSLDVDIPTDFEGWFFCTPLRKLLWLFLQPLFYSLRPLYVNPKAITRMEILNALVQFSIDLIIYYLWGLKPVIYLIAGTILCLGFHPISGHFIAEHYMFLKGYETYSYYGPLNWLTFNVGYHMEHHDFPSIPGCRLPMVKKIAAEYYDNLPHHQSWIRVLWDFVFDDTLGPYSRVKRLCKLAKES from the exons ATGGGGAACCGGGTCACCCGCGGGGACTTCGAGTGGGTCTACACGGAGCAGCCCCACACGCAGCGCAGGAAGGAGATCCTGG CAAAGTATCCAGAGATCAAGACTCTGATGGGACCAGATCCACATTTAAAGTGGATTGTATCTGGAATGGTTTTCACGCAGCTTCTGGCATGCTACCTGGTGAAAGACTTATCttggaaatggattttcttCTGGGCTTATGCTTTTGGGGGTTGCATCAACCACTCCCTGACCCTCGCCATCCATGACATTTCACACAATGTGGCCTTTGGGAACAAGCAGGCCAGGTGGAACCGATGGTTCGCAATCTTTGCCAACTTGCCCGTCGGTGTCCCCTACTCTGCCTCCTTCAAGAAATACCACATTGACCATCACCGCtacctgggaggggacagcctGGACGTGGACATTCCCACAGACTTTGAGGGCTGGTTTTTCTGCACTCCGCTCCggaagctgctgtggctgttcctgcagcctctgtTCTACAGTCTGAGGCCGCTGTATGTGAACCCCAAAGCAATCACACGGATGGAAATCCTCAATGCGCTCGTCCAGTTCTCTATAGACCTCATCATTTACTACCTGTGGGGGCTCAAACCTGTTATTTACTTAATAGCAGGTACTATTCTTTGCTTGGGTTTTCATCCCATTTCTGGGCACTTCATAGCAGAACACTACATGTTCCTAAAAGGGTATGAGACATACTCTTATTATGGACCTCTGAACTGGCTCACCTTCAATGTAGGCTACCACATGGAGCACCATGACTTCCCCAGCATTCCTGGATGCAGATTGCCCATG GTGAAGAAGATTGCAGCAGAATATTATGATAACCTCCCACATCACCAGTCCTGGATTCGAGTTCTGTGGGACTTTGTTTTTGATGACACTCTTGGTCCTTATTCAAGGGTTAAGAGACTGTGCAAGCTGGCAAAGGAAAGCTAA